In one Bufo gargarizans isolate SCDJY-AF-19 chromosome 11, ASM1485885v1, whole genome shotgun sequence genomic region, the following are encoded:
- the LOC122921276 gene encoding uncharacterized protein K02A2.6-like: protein MAFIGFIQPFDPAAESWISWVERLEQYMEANNVTVEKRSAVFLTALGQAAYGTLRDLVSPDKPASKSLPELIQTLHTHYNPKPLEIAERFKFYGRRQQAGEDIKTYIIALRKLAATCQFGDYLQTALRDMFVMGLCDPAIQKRLLTEPDLTLTKATDLATVMELATRDATLLKAPPTTPASQGEEIFHTAITQRSRRPSPATQLKPRHPNSSVSGTPTCYRCGNTTHSAPACKFKDVVCFRCGKTGHIGRVCRSSRSPNTTTKDRRKQTFRVDMDNNGFSSDEETCVQHVGLFRVAGSTPAIKVDVTLNGCPVSMDVDTGAAVSVISWTDLKASGLSLPLKPTKLTLQTYSKELLQPLGYVKPLVTLGNHSQSLRLYVVRNGGPPLYRRDWIKALGMPPFTIGQCTLLSKVDHWVESLKSRFKEVFEDSLGTVKGKMAHLLLKPGATPRFCKARSVPFALRKKVEAELDHLLAEKIFLVVLTPQHTSRVAFVGARLLVPPSTRGIITKVDRSEWASPIVPVKKKNGDIRICGDFRVALNNQLLVDQYPLPRLEDLFGSLAGGQKFTKIDLKQAYLQLQVHPDSRHLLTINTHKGLFQYNRMVFGIAPAPAIWQRIMDEVLAGIPFTQCLLDDMLITGPTDEEHRKNVEAVLGRLQKYGLRVNLSKCEFLKSQLEFCAHTVDRHGLHTTEEKVKALTHAPTPRNVTQLRSYLGLLNYYHRFLPNLAHQLYPLHRLLDARAKWIWTDKCEEAFRLSKELILSSRVLVHYDLKKPVILACDASPYGLGAVLSHVMPDGTERPISLASRSLTSVEQNYSQIDKEALAIVWATKKFHAYVYGREFTLITDHKPLLSILNPQKGISTTTASRLQRYALFLGAYAYSIRYRSHDTHGNADAFSRLPLRDDHPLREVRVVEVHRPQSCMSTSLIARHTATDPFLSQIFSYVQTGWPGSVSGDFRPYFARKCELVTNAGCLQWGNRVIVPQYLQSTMLRILHEGHPGVVRMKQRARSYVWWPQMDTAIEDYVAQCPGCCQAQRPQKRGTLQPWPWPTEPWSRLHLDFAGPIQGKMYLIVVDAHSKWPEVFQMPSITSAATILVLRKLFAQFGLPTAIVSDNGTQFTSHEFQSFLSGLGVQHYKTAPYHPASNGLAERFVQSFKKHLLSTLDQVGLSEEKLLEFLIMYRNTKHATTGLSPAFLMFGRHLRTKLDLVRLQEQSPTPPPPGRLGFRAGDLVWSQNYRALPPWLPGVIDGTLGRRMYLVRLEEGICVRRHLSQLRKRICRPLVTKPTLLSDHPPESTLNSAGDIWHGVWHDPTSLHPNPEPVGDHIPEEPGHVPEVTETDLSVGRPLTSPVPLTDFIPPGAVPLRRSTRQRRQTPRWQSAEILRDTLEVREQRQRAHEVLRKSQN from the exons ATGGCCTTCATAGGGTTTATTCAACCATTTGATCCTGCAGCTGAGTCATGGATCTCCTGGGTGGAGAGGCTGGAACAGTATATGGAAGCGAATAATGTGACTGTTGAAAAGAGAAGTGCAGTTTTTCTCACTGCATTGGGTCAAGCTGCATATGGAACCCTTAGAGACCTTGTTTCTCCAGACAAGCCAGCCTCTAAGTCCCTGCCTGAGTTAATTCAGACGCTACATACACACTACAACCCGAAGCCGTTGGAAATCGCGGAGCGGTTTAAATTCTACGGTAGAAGGCAGCAGGCCGGGGAGGATATAAAGACATATATCATTGCTTTACGTAAACTGGCTGCCACTTGTCAGTTTGGAGACTACCTACAGACGGCTCTCCGTGACATGTTCGTCATGGGACTCTGCGACCCAGCCATACAGAAACGTTTACTCACAGAACCCGACTTGACTCTGACGAAAGCCACTGACCTTGCTACGGTCATGGAGTTGGCAACACGGGACGCCACCCTACTGAAGGCACCACCTACAACTCCTGCAAGCCAGGGTGAGGAAATATTCCACACTGCTATCACTCAACGCTCGAGACGCCCGTCCCCTGCCACTCAGCTTAAACCTCGCCACCCTAATTCTTCTGTCTCTGGGACCCCGACTTGCTACCGTTGTGGTAACACTACTCACAGTGCGCCTGCTTGCAAGTTCAAGGATGTCGTTTGTTTTCGCTGTGGGAAGACTGGTCATATTGGGCGCGTTTGCCGCAGCTCTCGCTCCCCGAACACTACCACTAAAGATAGACGTAAACAGACATTCCGTGTGGATATGGACAATAACGGTTTTAGCTCTGATGAGGAGACATGTGTCCAGCATGTTGGACTGTTTCGAGTAGCTGGGAGTACTCCAGCGATTAAAGTGGATGTCACACTCAATGGCTGTCctgtctccatggatgttgatacAGGGGCAGCTGTGTCTGTCATTTCATGGACTGATTTAAAGGCATCGGGTCTGTCCCTGCCGCTAAAACCTACAAAGCTCACGCTACAAACCTACAGCAAGGAACTACTACAGCCCTTGGGTTATGTAAAGCCCCTTGTTACATTAGGCAACCACAGTCAAAGTCTACGCCTTTATGTTGTAAGGAATGGAGGTCCTCCGCTGTATAGAAGGGACTGGATCAAAGCCCTGGGCATGCCTCCTTTTACCATTGGCCAATGTACATTGCTTTCTAAAGTAGACCATTGGGTGGAATCCCTGAAGTCacgttttaaagaggtttttgagGACTCTTTGGGCACCGTAAAAGGAAAGATGGCCCACCTCCTCTTGAAGCCTGGTGCTACACCTCGTTTTTGTAAGGCAAGATCAGTACCTTTTGCCTTGCGGAAAAAAGTGGAAGCAGAGCTGGACCACCTATTGGCTGAAAAGATCTTCTTAGTTGTACTGACACCTCAGCACACGTCTCGAGTGGCTTTTGTAGGTGCTCGTCTCCTGGTGCCTCCTTCCACCCGCGGA ATCATAACGAAAgtggatagaagtgaatgggcatcACCAATTGTGCCTGTCAAGAAAAAGAATGGAGACATTAGGATTTGTGGTGATTTCAGGGTAGCTCTGAACAACCAACTTCTTGTGGATCAATACCCATTGCCTCGACTTGAAGATTTATTTGGCTCACTGGCTGGGGggcaaaagtttacaaaaatagacttAAAGCAAGCTTACCTGCAACTGCAAGTACACCCAGATTCACGCCATCTGTTGACCATTAACACTCATAAAGGATTATTCCAGTATAACCGCATGGTTTTTGGCATAGCCCCAGCTCCAGCCATCTGGCAGCGGATCATGGATGAGGTACTGGCAGGAATACCTTTCACCCAATGTCTACTGGATGACATGCTCATCACTGGTCCCACTGATGAAGAACACAGAAAGAATGTTGAAGCTGTGCTAgggagactccaaaagtatggtttaCGTGTCAATCTGTCAAAATGCGAATTTCTCAAGTCTCAACTGGAGTTTTGTGCCCACACGGTGGACCGTCATGGGTTACACACTACTGAAGAAAAGGTTAAAGCCCTTACCCATGCCCCTACCCCCCGGAATGTCACCCAGCTCAGGTCCTACCTTGGCCTCCTAAATTACTACCACCGTTTCTTGCCGAACCTAGCGCACCAGCTCTACCCATTACATCGCTTACTGGATGCAAGAGCTAAATGGATATGGACAGACAAATGTGAAGAAGCTTTTCGGCTTTCTAAAGAACTCATTCTGTCTTCTCGAGTTCTGGTCCACTATGATTTAAAGAAACCCGTCATCCTGGCTTGTGATGCCTCGCCTTATGGACTGGGTGCAGTGCTTTCCCATGTCATGCCGGATGGCACGGAGCGCCCTATTTCTTTAGCCTCCAGGTCTTTAACCTCAGTAGAACAAAACTACTCCCAGATTGACAAGGAAGCTTTGGCCATTgtatgggccacaaaaaaatttCACGCGTACGTCTATGGTCGGGAGTTCACACTTATCACTGACCACAAACCTCTGTTGTCAATACTGAACCCTCAGAAAGGAATTTCTACAACAACCGCATCTCGCTTACAAAGGTACGCTTTATTTTTAGGAGCTTATGCTTATTCGATCAGATACCGCTCCCATGATACCCATGGCAATGCAGATGCATTTTCCAGATTGCCACTAAGAGATGACCACCCACTAAGAGAGGTACGTGTAGTGGAAGTACACAGGCCACAATCTTGCATGTCCACCTCCCTGATTGCCAGACATACAGCCACAGATCCTTTCCTGTCTCAGATATTCTCTTATGTTCAGACTGGATGGCCAGGGAGTGTTTCAGGTGACTTTCGTCCGTACTTTGCCAGAAAATGTGAGCTTGTGACTAATGCTGGTTGCCTACAATGGGGCAATAGAGTGATTGTACCCCAGTACTTGCAATCAACCATGCTAAGGATACTGCATGAAGGCCATCCTGGTGTGGTGCGCATGAAGCAGCGGGCCCGGAGCTATGTTTGGTGGCCACAAATGGATACAGCAATTGAAGATTATGTTGCTCAATGTCCTGGGTGCTGTCAAGCCCAGCGACCCCAAAAGAGAGGAACCCTGCAACCTTGGCCATGGCCAACAGAACCGTGGTCCAGACTCCATCTTGATTTTGCTGGCCCCATCCAGGGTAAAATGTATTTGATCGTGGTAGATGCACATTCAAAATGGCCGGAGGTTTTTCAAATGCCTTCTATTACCTCAGCTGCTACCATTCTAGTCTTAAGGAAGCTCTTTGCTCAATTTGGCTTGCCTACAGCCATAGTCTCCGACAATGGAACTCAATTTACATCGCATGAGTTTCAATCCTTCCTTAGTGGTTTGGGTGTCCAACACTACAAAACAGCTCCTTATCATCCAGCTTCAAATGGGCTGGCAGAACGATTTGTGCAGTCATTTAAGAAGCACTTACTGTCCACTCTGGACCAGGTTGGACTGTCAGAAGAGAAGCTGCTGGAATTCTTGATCATGTACCGTAACACGAAACACGCTACTACTGGGCTGTCACCGGCTTTTCTTATGTTTGGCAGGCATCTCCGCACCAAACTTGATTTAGTTCGTCTGCAGGAGCAGTCACCAACACCTCCTCCGccgggccgtctgggattccgtgCCGGTGATCTTGTATGGTCTCAGAATTACAGAGCTTTGCCTCCTTGGCTTCCTGGCGTTATTGATGGAACTCTTGGCAGAAGAATGTACCTTGTCCGCCTGGAGGAAGGCATTTGTGTTCGGCGACACCTTTCACAATTGAGGAAACGCATTTGCCGGCCACTAGTGACAAAACCGACCCTTCTTTCTGACCACCCACCAGAGTCTACTCTGAACTCTGCTGGTGACATATGGCATGGTGTCTGGCATGATCCCACAAGTTTACACCCAAACCCTGAACCGGTTGGTGACCATATTCCTGAGGAGCCCGGACATGtgcctgaagttacagagactgATTTGTCTGTGGGACGCCCACTGACATCTCCAGTACCTTTGACTGACTTTATTCCTCCCGGTGCTGTACCTCTGCGTAGGTCTACCCGTCAAAGACGTCAAACGCCTCGCTGGCAAAGTGCTGAAATATTACGGGACACATTGGAGGTCAGGGAACAGAGACAAAGGGCTCATGAAGTGCTGCGGAAATCACAGAACTGA